A part of Acidisarcina sp. genomic DNA contains:
- the tdh gene encoding L-threonine 3-dehydrogenase: MKALVKARSDRGLWIEDVPEPKVGINDVKIRVLATGICGTDLHIYEWDSWAQKTITPPLVIGHEFVGEIVEVGSNVADFQIGDRVSGEGHVVCGRCRNCLAGRRHLCAHTKGVGVNRAGAFAEYIVLPMSNIWRHAPDVPMDVAAIFDPFGNAVHTALAFSVLGEDVLITGAGPIGIMAAAIARHAGARNVVITDLNPYRLELARSAGKVTRAIDPRKTTLEEVQRELGMQEGFDIGLEMSGNVQAFQGMLANLSHGAKIAMLGIPSPSEMSIDWSNVIFNQFTIRGIYGREMYETWYMMTAMLQSGLDISKVITHHLPWNEFEEGFNVMKSGNSGKVVLDWSNVS; this comes from the coding sequence ATGAAAGCACTTGTAAAGGCGCGTTCCGATCGAGGGCTCTGGATTGAAGATGTGCCAGAGCCAAAGGTTGGCATCAACGACGTCAAGATCCGTGTGCTTGCCACCGGCATTTGCGGGACAGACTTGCATATCTATGAGTGGGATTCCTGGGCGCAAAAGACCATCACGCCTCCGCTGGTGATCGGGCACGAGTTCGTCGGAGAGATTGTCGAGGTTGGCTCCAATGTCGCCGACTTCCAGATCGGGGATCGCGTGAGCGGGGAAGGGCACGTGGTTTGTGGACGCTGCCGCAATTGCCTCGCCGGCAGACGCCACTTATGTGCGCATACAAAAGGCGTCGGCGTAAATCGTGCAGGCGCATTTGCCGAGTACATCGTTCTGCCGATGAGCAATATCTGGCGTCATGCTCCGGATGTTCCCATGGATGTGGCTGCGATCTTCGATCCGTTCGGGAATGCAGTGCATACGGCTCTGGCGTTTTCTGTCCTTGGCGAAGACGTTCTGATCACAGGCGCCGGTCCCATCGGAATTATGGCTGCCGCGATTGCGCGACACGCCGGTGCACGAAACGTGGTGATTACGGATCTGAACCCATATCGGCTCGAGCTCGCGAGATCTGCCGGGAAGGTTACGCGCGCCATCGATCCCCGCAAGACCACTCTCGAAGAGGTGCAGAGAGAGCTGGGGATGCAGGAGGGATTCGATATTGGACTGGAGATGTCCGGCAATGTCCAGGCGTTTCAAGGCATGCTGGCGAATCTTAGCCACGGCGCAAAGATCGCCATGCTCGGCATACCCTCTCCCTCCGAAATGTCGATTGATTGGAGCAATGTGATCTTCAATCAGTTCACAATTCGCGGCATCTATGGACGGGAGATGTACGAGACGTGGTACATGATGACGGCCATGCTGCAATCCGGGCTGGATATCAGCAAAGTCATCACGCACCACCTTCCTTGGAACGAGTTTGAAGAGGGCTTCAACGTGATGAAGTCCGGAAACTCCGGCAAAGTGGTCCTCGACTGGAGCAACGTCTCGTAA
- a CDS encoding TonB-dependent receptor, with translation MKDSSGAVVAGAQVVATEITTNVPTKAVTTDAGIYSFPSLPPGTYKISASHDGFRPATIENVTLHVAQLLTVDVQLEVGSGTETVSVSGDMELLETSTAQISHYVTSKEMETWPLAVTHDGERQLQEFIFDSLPGTSGDTFVGSINGGQYFSNEIYLDGVSMGTFDTAEGAPSVDAIGDFNMQTGAMGAQYNGGGTAVSNYSIKSGTNQLHGTLYEFFQNEDLNANSYNNNQRGAGRSKQRLNNFGGTVGGPIFIPKVYDGRNKSFFFVSDEKTKITNYALSGKNTSMPTQAMLGGDFSAFLNPAYTQKAASGQIAGTDILGRPVRYGQIYDPSTQRILQAGQVDPVTGMVALSRGLVREPFANNIISPSKFDPVAAAYLKLKFPTNYVNNMVVNNIPTFSAGQPTFDQNVFAVKLDQVLTSTQKASFFFTTIGRNRSNTGYGAWAVPGTSPLDTWHFQNNPGKIIRANHYWTLSPNIMNHLGVGYERFTNLYTTPFSSQHWGTTLGLQNVAATAFPVITFSGGQSALGDSTDKLGDSSNGSGGISQNVIGIDQVFISHGAHQLQIGTEWRFYRENDINISSQATFGFSNTQTDDGQSTSKIAGNAVASFLLGQVSSTSRKVYRGNFEFNRREVGTYIQDDWKVSPRLSLNLGVRWEVMGGITEPNGQMTTMNPLLSNPAAGNVLGALQFASQLKKKGFERTDWGLVLPRVGVTYAINPRLVWRAGFGINTQSPEAGPAFDLNGPPSALGYSGRIQVNQTTNPQQFTDMAVARLSAPYPSYAGTLPNYDPTQANGQSTAYIRPDGSRVTYVENYNMGLQYDLTNKTIAEINYVGNTGKRIYAYGTDQMNQLPITYLSKYGDSLLDDISLHPEVPLPYAGFSGTVQQALAPFPQYAGGGITQYDANLGWSRYDSLQATITRKVTSGLNLMAAYTWSKTMTNTNSNCNSGSCTPVQDVQNLKLEKAVALGIHYPQQFKLTAFYDLPFGAGRQFALHGPANWIAGGWTVSANAIYQSGDTLQITDSYVSNGIFASTRPNYTGANIKLDQHGTIDTVHATGPQYLNPAAFTHVPHTSNNLVALTTGNVPSALGSILGPGTATENASLQKAFSFGEGKNFGFRADAMNMFNRAGRGDPVTDINDSNFGRILGTRYAPRIVQLSGRITF, from the coding sequence GTGAAAGATTCTTCCGGGGCCGTTGTCGCGGGTGCACAGGTTGTGGCTACCGAGATAACGACCAATGTGCCCACCAAGGCAGTTACGACGGATGCTGGTATCTATAGCTTTCCATCGTTGCCTCCCGGTACTTATAAGATCTCCGCTTCGCATGACGGCTTTCGCCCGGCGACGATTGAAAATGTCACCCTCCACGTAGCGCAACTGCTCACAGTCGATGTGCAGCTTGAGGTCGGAAGCGGTACCGAGACCGTAAGTGTTTCCGGCGATATGGAACTGCTGGAAACCAGCACGGCCCAGATCAGCCACTACGTAACCTCGAAGGAGATGGAGACCTGGCCCCTTGCCGTGACGCATGACGGCGAGCGCCAGCTTCAGGAGTTTATCTTCGACAGCCTGCCGGGAACCAGCGGCGACACCTTTGTGGGCTCCATCAACGGCGGTCAATATTTCTCGAATGAGATTTACCTCGACGGTGTATCGATGGGCACATTCGACACCGCGGAGGGCGCACCGAGTGTAGATGCCATTGGCGACTTCAACATGCAGACGGGCGCGATGGGCGCGCAATACAATGGCGGCGGAACCGCTGTCTCGAACTACAGCATCAAGTCGGGTACGAATCAATTGCATGGAACTCTTTACGAGTTCTTTCAGAACGAAGATCTGAATGCCAATAGTTACAACAACAATCAACGCGGCGCCGGCCGGTCCAAGCAGCGGCTGAATAATTTTGGCGGCACTGTCGGCGGCCCGATCTTCATTCCAAAGGTCTATGACGGAAGAAACAAGTCGTTCTTCTTTGTCTCCGATGAAAAGACCAAGATCACCAATTACGCGCTCTCCGGCAAAAACACCTCGATGCCCACACAGGCAATGCTAGGTGGGGACTTCTCCGCCTTTCTGAATCCCGCTTACACACAGAAGGCTGCATCAGGACAAATCGCGGGTACCGATATCCTGGGACGTCCCGTTCGCTATGGACAGATTTACGACCCGAGCACACAGCGCATTCTGCAGGCCGGGCAGGTCGATCCAGTAACCGGCATGGTAGCTCTCAGCAGGGGACTTGTGCGGGAGCCGTTTGCCAACAACATTATCTCGCCGAGCAAATTCGATCCCGTAGCCGCGGCTTATTTGAAGCTCAAGTTTCCGACAAACTATGTCAACAACATGGTGGTGAATAACATCCCCACATTTTCAGCCGGTCAGCCCACGTTCGATCAGAACGTCTTTGCCGTCAAGCTGGACCAGGTGTTGACATCAACCCAGAAAGCATCGTTCTTCTTCACGACGATAGGCCGGAACCGGAGTAATACCGGATATGGCGCCTGGGCAGTTCCGGGAACGAGCCCGCTGGATACATGGCATTTCCAGAACAATCCTGGGAAGATCATTCGCGCGAACCACTACTGGACTCTTTCGCCGAACATCATGAACCACCTCGGGGTTGGCTACGAACGCTTCACCAACCTATACACGACGCCGTTCTCCAGCCAGCATTGGGGCACTACTCTCGGCCTGCAAAATGTAGCTGCGACTGCCTTCCCGGTGATTACCTTCAGCGGCGGTCAATCCGCTCTTGGCGATAGCACCGACAAGTTGGGAGACAGTTCCAATGGCAGTGGCGGCATCAGCCAAAACGTAATCGGTATCGACCAGGTATTTATTAGCCATGGTGCGCATCAGTTGCAGATCGGAACGGAGTGGCGCTTCTATCGCGAGAATGACATCAACATTTCTTCGCAGGCTACGTTCGGATTTTCGAATACTCAGACTGATGATGGACAGTCCACATCGAAGATTGCAGGAAACGCAGTTGCAAGCTTCCTGCTGGGCCAGGTAAGCAGCACAAGCCGCAAGGTCTATCGTGGAAATTTTGAGTTCAACCGTCGTGAGGTTGGTACCTATATTCAGGACGATTGGAAAGTCTCTCCCCGGCTGTCTCTTAACCTCGGAGTTCGCTGGGAGGTCATGGGAGGAATCACCGAGCCAAATGGCCAGATGACCACCATGAATCCGCTGCTTTCGAATCCCGCCGCAGGCAACGTACTCGGAGCCTTGCAGTTTGCGAGCCAACTTAAAAAGAAGGGGTTTGAGCGCACGGACTGGGGGCTGGTGCTGCCTCGTGTCGGAGTGACGTACGCAATCAATCCGAGACTGGTGTGGAGAGCCGGATTCGGCATCAATACTCAATCGCCTGAGGCAGGTCCCGCATTCGATCTCAATGGTCCGCCTTCAGCCCTGGGGTACAGCGGCAGGATTCAGGTCAACCAGACGACGAATCCTCAGCAGTTTACAGATATGGCGGTTGCCAGGCTTAGCGCCCCGTACCCGTCGTATGCCGGCACGTTGCCGAATTATGATCCCACACAGGCGAATGGGCAGTCGACTGCGTATATCCGTCCCGATGGATCGCGAGTTACCTATGTTGAGAACTACAACATGGGACTCCAATATGACCTCACTAACAAAACCATCGCCGAAATCAATTACGTAGGAAACACCGGCAAGCGCATCTATGCCTACGGAACAGATCAGATGAATCAGTTGCCCATCACGTACTTGTCCAAGTACGGAGATAGCCTGCTTGACGATATCTCTCTGCATCCGGAGGTGCCACTGCCCTATGCAGGTTTCAGCGGTACAGTACAGCAGGCGCTGGCTCCATTTCCGCAATACGCGGGTGGAGGAATCACACAGTACGACGCGAATCTAGGCTGGTCGCGCTATGACTCGCTGCAAGCTACCATCACCCGAAAGGTAACTTCGGGCCTCAATCTCATGGCGGCTTACACGTGGTCCAAGACCATGACGAACACGAACAGCAACTGCAACAGCGGCTCATGCACTCCAGTGCAGGACGTTCAGAATCTGAAGCTGGAGAAGGCCGTGGCGCTGGGCATTCATTACCCGCAGCAGTTCAAGCTGACGGCCTTCTATGACTTGCCTTTCGGTGCAGGGCGGCAGTTTGCGCTGCATGGTCCGGCAAACTGGATTGCCGGAGGATGGACGGTGAGTGCGAATGCCATCTATCAATCCGGTGATACATTGCAGATCACGGATAGCTATGTATCGAACGGTATCTTCGCTTCTACCCGGCCGAACTATACCGGAGCAAATATTAAGCTGGATCAGCACGGCACAATTGACACTGTGCATGCCACCGGCCCGCAATATTTAAATCCTGCGGCATTTACACATGTGCCGCACACCAGCAACAACCTCGTCGCACTCACCACGGGCAACGTTCCTTCGGCCCTTGGATCCATCCTGGGACCCGGTACGGCTACGGAGAATGCTTCTCTGCAGAAGGCGTTCAGCTTTGGCGAAGGGAAGAACTTCGGATTCCGTGCCGATGCGATGAACATGTTCAATCGCGCTGGCCGCGGCGACCCCGTCACCGATATTAACGATTCGAATTTCGGACGCATCCTCGGTACGAGGTATGCTCCGCGTATCGTGCAACTCTCTGGACGCATCACTTTCTAA
- a CDS encoding tetratricopeptide repeat protein, translated as MTRCIAVAFFSLAILPSHGQVLPDAPQTPGQNSSGIGELNIGNPQVAECEVLLRESEQEFVKEDFSSAMAASQRAMAVCQDQTAPLLLLSRSQMLSHQFEAAEQSLHQLLGKAPSNLPALIQLGQVQYLNNHDSDAAKSFQQAIHVAPDQPDPHYWLGRLYYQDGRVQQAIDEFQAAIRFDSAYYKAYDGMGLCYQALGQNGQAAQDFLKGIDLVHKDHPDYDVVYADFAELLLKVNKNKQAFDLASEAASRNSRSPRNFFLAGKALEQDGHPDASLRWLRKAAQMDPAYPDPHYLLARIYRRQGKDAEARQEAAILQTLAAHAPQVRR; from the coding sequence ATGACCCGATGTATCGCGGTTGCCTTTTTCTCTCTGGCTATACTTCCCAGCCACGGACAGGTGCTCCCCGATGCACCGCAGACGCCGGGACAAAACTCCAGCGGCATTGGTGAACTCAATATCGGCAATCCTCAAGTTGCCGAATGTGAAGTGCTGCTCAGGGAGAGTGAGCAGGAGTTTGTCAAAGAGGATTTCTCTTCTGCCATGGCGGCATCTCAGCGAGCCATGGCGGTGTGTCAAGACCAGACCGCGCCGTTGCTCCTCTTGTCGCGCTCGCAGATGCTCTCTCACCAGTTTGAAGCGGCTGAGCAGTCTCTGCATCAGTTGTTAGGCAAGGCTCCCTCTAACCTGCCTGCGCTGATTCAGCTTGGACAGGTTCAATACCTCAACAATCATGATTCCGATGCGGCTAAGTCGTTCCAGCAGGCGATCCACGTGGCGCCAGACCAGCCAGACCCGCACTATTGGCTGGGAAGACTGTATTACCAGGATGGCCGGGTGCAACAAGCCATCGATGAATTTCAAGCAGCGATCCGGTTCGACTCAGCCTACTACAAAGCGTATGACGGCATGGGATTGTGCTACCAGGCGCTGGGACAGAATGGGCAGGCCGCGCAGGATTTTCTAAAGGGTATCGATCTGGTGCACAAAGATCACCCTGACTACGATGTGGTCTACGCGGACTTCGCCGAGCTATTGCTGAAGGTGAATAAGAATAAGCAGGCTTTTGACCTCGCCTCGGAGGCGGCTTCCAGAAATTCCCGGAGCCCACGCAATTTCTTTCTTGCGGGAAAGGCGCTGGAGCAGGACGGACATCCGGATGCAAGCCTTCGCTGGCTGAGGAAAGCCGCGCAGATGGACCCTGCATACCCTGACCCGCACTATCTGCTGGCGCGCATTTATCGCAGGCAGGGCAAGGATGCTGAGGCCCGTCAGGAAGCGGCTATTCTGCAGACTCTAGCGGCTCACGCGCCGCAGGTGAGACGGTAG
- a CDS encoding protein kinase: MPEPVSTLASGEIVGSCYKILGMAGAGGMGVVYRARDLRLERTVALKFLPPELNASETEKQRFLREARTASSLDHANIGVIHGIEETPDGRTFIVMAFYEGSSLAQELRNGPLPYRKAVEIAIEIARGLEEAHSRHIVHRDIKPSNVMLTSSGSVRIVDFGLAHVMSAQTASQTGITGTVSYMSPEQSLGKLVDPRTDIWALGVVLAEMVTGRNPFERGTIPATLMAILNEGPSSIDTLPMALQHVIYNALAKEPGSRYQSCSDLLADLKALLPELQEEPVPSQPGSRRVKATPAVRRAIEEAARPSWAAVPRRRRGWMPWAIAAIAVVLVAATTLLLVPSLRERIHDALFGSSQKHIAVLPFDNIGNNPENAALVEGLMDSLAAKLSNLELGNQSLWVVPTSEVRRRRITDPADALKDLGANLVVKGSVERDGKAVRLNINLIDTSHLRQIGSAEIEDQAGDLSTLENEAVSRLARLMNITVSAEMLRNTGGSVNPAAYEYYLTALGYMQRYDKPGNLDLAITDLQNSVKTDPRFALGYAQLGEAYRLKYRVDTNAKWLTEAEANCQKAAELDNRMAAVYVTLGKIHDTTGKRDLALQEFQHALDIDPRNSSALSGLAAAYERSGRIADADAAYQKAAALRPDDWDGHNNLGNFYERQNKFPQAIAQYQRALQLTPDNAQVLINLGGAYLESGDATSYPAAEQALKKSIELAPSYPAYTNLGNLYTVQQRYAESAAATEKALQLNDNDYLVWNNLLGDYRWLKDSAKAEAVRKRMLPMVEQAVRLKPQDAAAQSEFAVLHAMNKEKDRALEEVQTSVALAPDDPQILSNIADVYELLGDRGHAMEYLEKALQKGLTLDQARTDPDLQALLQDPKFHPGK, from the coding sequence ATGCCGGAACCCGTGAGTACGCTTGCCTCTGGAGAAATTGTCGGGAGCTGCTACAAGATCCTGGGAATGGCTGGAGCCGGGGGCATGGGCGTGGTCTACCGGGCGCGCGATCTGAGGCTGGAACGCACCGTGGCGCTGAAGTTCCTGCCACCGGAGCTGAACGCAAGCGAAACCGAGAAGCAGCGATTTCTTCGCGAAGCGCGCACCGCTTCCTCGCTGGATCATGCCAACATCGGAGTCATCCACGGCATCGAGGAGACACCGGACGGGCGCACCTTTATCGTCATGGCTTTTTATGAGGGCTCCTCACTGGCACAGGAGCTGCGCAACGGACCTCTTCCCTACCGCAAAGCCGTCGAGATTGCCATTGAGATCGCACGTGGCCTGGAAGAAGCTCATTCGCGCCACATCGTTCACCGGGACATCAAGCCGTCCAATGTAATGCTCACCAGCAGTGGCTCCGTCAGAATCGTGGACTTCGGGCTTGCTCACGTCATGAGCGCGCAGACGGCTTCGCAGACGGGGATTACAGGCACGGTGAGTTATATGTCCCCCGAGCAATCCCTGGGCAAGCTGGTGGATCCACGCACGGATATCTGGGCGCTGGGTGTGGTTCTGGCGGAGATGGTTACGGGCCGGAATCCGTTTGAGCGCGGTACCATCCCGGCTACGCTGATGGCGATTCTGAATGAGGGCCCCAGCTCGATCGATACTCTTCCGATGGCCCTGCAACACGTGATCTACAACGCACTGGCGAAAGAGCCGGGGAGCCGGTATCAGAGCTGCTCCGATCTGCTGGCCGATCTGAAAGCACTGCTGCCGGAGTTGCAGGAGGAACCGGTCCCTTCTCAGCCAGGATCGCGCCGCGTGAAAGCGACACCGGCGGTTCGTCGCGCTATTGAGGAGGCTGCGCGGCCCTCATGGGCAGCCGTCCCCCGGAGGCGTCGCGGATGGATGCCATGGGCGATTGCGGCGATTGCTGTTGTGCTGGTCGCGGCCACAACTCTTCTACTGGTCCCTTCTCTGCGGGAGCGAATCCACGACGCCCTGTTTGGCAGCAGCCAGAAGCACATCGCCGTGCTTCCCTTCGACAACATCGGAAACAATCCGGAGAACGCCGCGCTGGTTGAGGGGCTGATGGACTCACTCGCCGCGAAGCTGTCCAACCTGGAGCTAGGCAATCAATCGCTCTGGGTGGTGCCAACCAGCGAGGTTCGTCGCCGTCGGATCACCGATCCGGCTGACGCGCTGAAGGACCTGGGCGCGAACCTGGTGGTAAAGGGTTCGGTCGAGAGGGATGGCAAGGCGGTGCGCCTGAATATCAATCTCATCGACACCAGCCACCTGCGGCAGATTGGCTCTGCCGAGATTGAAGATCAGGCAGGCGACCTTTCGACGCTGGAGAACGAAGCCGTTTCCCGTCTGGCGCGACTGATGAATATCACCGTCTCCGCTGAGATGTTGCGCAACACAGGCGGATCCGTAAATCCCGCTGCGTATGAGTACTACCTGACCGCGCTGGGCTACATGCAGCGCTACGACAAACCGGGCAATCTTGACCTGGCGATCACCGATCTGCAGAACTCGGTGAAGACGGACCCGCGCTTTGCCCTCGGCTATGCGCAACTGGGCGAAGCCTATCGCCTGAAGTATCGGGTAGACACCAACGCGAAGTGGCTGACCGAGGCAGAAGCCAATTGCCAGAAGGCCGCGGAGCTCGACAACCGCATGGCCGCGGTCTACGTGACACTCGGGAAGATCCATGACACAACCGGCAAGCGCGATCTTGCACTGCAGGAGTTTCAGCATGCCCTGGACATTGATCCCCGAAACTCGTCCGCACTGAGCGGTCTCGCAGCAGCCTATGAACGATCTGGCCGCATCGCGGATGCCGACGCCGCCTACCAGAAAGCAGCCGCGCTCCGTCCGGATGACTGGGACGGGCACAACAACCTGGGCAACTTTTATGAGCGGCAGAACAAGTTTCCCCAGGCCATCGCGCAGTATCAACGTGCGCTGCAGCTCACACCGGACAATGCGCAGGTTCTTATCAATCTGGGAGGAGCCTATCTCGAATCCGGCGATGCGACGTCCTACCCGGCAGCAGAACAAGCGTTGAAGAAGTCGATCGAACTGGCTCCAAGCTATCCCGCATACACCAATCTAGGAAACCTCTATACGGTGCAACAGAGGTATGCGGAGTCGGCAGCGGCGACGGAAAAGGCCCTGCAACTGAACGACAACGATTACCTGGTTTGGAACAATCTGCTGGGAGACTACCGATGGCTAAAGGACAGCGCAAAGGCGGAAGCGGTAAGGAAACGAATGCTTCCGATGGTCGAGCAGGCAGTCCGGCTCAAGCCTCAGGATGCCGCGGCACAATCGGAATTTGCGGTTCTGCATGCGATGAACAAAGAGAAAGATCGCGCTCTTGAGGAAGTTCAGACCTCCGTGGCGCTCGCGCCCGACGATCCGCAGATTCTATCGAATATCGCGGATGTCTATGAATTACTTGGTGACCGCGGCCATGCAATGGAGTATCTTGAGAAGGCTTTGCAGAAGGGCCTCACTCTGGATCAAGCCAGGACCGATCCGGATCTGCAGGCACTGCTACAGGACCCGAAATTCCACCCCGGCAAATAG
- a CDS encoding anaerobic sulfatase maturase, translating to MAATPFHILTKPIGPICNLDCSYCFYLEKETLYPGTSQWSMSPEVLDRYIQQYIQQQDTSTINFAWQGGEPTLLGIDYFRQVFALQQKYAEGKQITNAFQTNGVLLNDAWGELFAKNRVLVGISIDGPRRLHDRYRVDKGGQPTFDRVFRGIHFLKKHAVEFNTLTTVHAGNVGHPLEVYDFLRRSGSGFIQFIPIAERAAVSPVSELKLVSPRNSSPADVTPWSVDPAAYGEFLCAIFDEWILNDVGQIFVQLFDVSLEMWVGMQSSLCVFRPTCGSALAIEHNGDVYSCDHFVYPENRLGNIMEKNLRAMVDSPQQQQFGQEKATTLPNYCRECEVRFACNGECPKHRFATTPDGEPGLNYLCAAYKRFFTHVDPAMKLMADELAHSRPAANVMTYLRAQRAQATRSAPIPLNAPCPCGSGQKFKRCCGSGKAGSRPHRISSKMS from the coding sequence ATGGCCGCGACTCCATTTCACATTCTCACCAAGCCGATCGGCCCCATCTGCAATCTGGATTGCTCGTATTGCTTTTATCTGGAGAAGGAGACGCTCTACCCAGGAACGTCTCAATGGTCGATGAGCCCGGAGGTTCTCGACCGCTATATTCAGCAATACATCCAGCAACAAGATACCTCCACCATCAACTTTGCGTGGCAGGGCGGCGAACCCACGCTGCTGGGAATTGACTACTTCCGCCAGGTATTTGCGCTGCAGCAAAAATATGCAGAAGGAAAGCAGATCACCAACGCCTTTCAAACCAATGGTGTGTTGCTCAATGACGCATGGGGTGAGTTATTCGCGAAGAATCGCGTACTGGTCGGCATCTCCATCGATGGACCACGAAGGTTGCATGATCGCTATCGCGTCGACAAAGGCGGGCAGCCAACCTTTGATCGCGTCTTTCGCGGCATCCATTTCTTGAAGAAACATGCGGTGGAATTTAATACCCTCACCACCGTTCACGCCGGCAATGTCGGTCATCCTCTTGAGGTCTACGATTTTCTGCGGAGATCGGGCAGCGGCTTTATCCAGTTCATCCCCATCGCCGAGCGAGCAGCGGTGTCTCCGGTCAGCGAACTGAAGCTCGTATCGCCGCGGAATTCGTCACCGGCAGACGTCACGCCCTGGTCGGTGGATCCCGCAGCCTATGGCGAGTTCTTGTGCGCGATCTTCGATGAGTGGATTCTGAATGACGTTGGACAGATCTTCGTTCAGCTATTCGACGTCTCGCTGGAGATGTGGGTGGGCATGCAATCCAGCTTATGCGTCTTCCGCCCCACCTGCGGGTCCGCGCTGGCTATTGAGCACAATGGGGATGTTTACTCCTGCGATCACTTCGTCTATCCGGAAAATCGTCTCGGCAACATCATGGAGAAGAATCTGCGCGCCATGGTGGATTCTCCGCAGCAACAGCAGTTCGGGCAAGAGAAGGCAACAACCCTGCCCAACTACTGCCGGGAATGCGAGGTGCGCTTTGCCTGCAACGGCGAATGCCCCAAGCATCGCTTTGCGACCACCCCCGATGGAGAGCCCGGCCTGAACTATCTCTGCGCGGCGTATAAACGATTCTTCACGCATGTGGATCCGGCGATGAAGCTCATGGCGGACGAGTTAGCACACTCCAGGCCCGCAGCCAACGTTATGACCTATCTGCGCGCGCAGAGGGCACAAGCAACACGCTCTGCGCCGATCCCGCTGAATGCTCCCTGTCCTTGCGGCAGCGGTCAGAAATTCAAGCGTTGCTGCGGCTCTGGAAAGGCCGGCTCCCGGCCTCACCGTATCTCTTCGAAGATGTCATAA